Proteins from a single region of Geothrix sp. PMB-07:
- a CDS encoding motility protein A gives MDRGSFLGVLLGFALLAVAIGLGPNPRIFFHPASTVVVVGGVIAATMIRFTLEHVSYAFTIASRAFFTRAPGTQALVSQIVGLSQRARREGLLNMEKAMDVEGFLSKGLRMVVDQASREHIHGVLAAELRATQERHLQGQEIFRFIALSAPSFGMVGTLIGMVQLFASLKDPSSVGGAMALCLLSTLYGAVIAYLLAIPIAGKLELRSKEELQLKHIMMEGILGIQAEMHPMALEAQLNAFLAPKERGQDRRRG, from the coding sequence ATGGATCGAGGCAGTTTCCTGGGTGTCTTGCTGGGCTTCGCGCTGCTGGCGGTGGCCATCGGGCTGGGACCCAATCCGCGCATCTTCTTTCATCCGGCCAGCACCGTGGTGGTGGTGGGCGGCGTCATCGCCGCGACCATGATCCGTTTCACGCTCGAGCACGTGAGTTACGCCTTCACCATCGCCAGCCGCGCCTTCTTCACCCGGGCGCCGGGCACCCAGGCCCTCGTATCCCAGATCGTGGGCCTGTCCCAACGGGCGCGCCGTGAAGGCCTTCTGAACATGGAGAAGGCCATGGATGTGGAGGGTTTCCTGTCCAAGGGGCTGCGCATGGTGGTGGACCAGGCAAGCCGCGAGCACATCCACGGCGTGCTGGCGGCGGAGCTGCGGGCCACCCAGGAGCGGCACCTGCAGGGCCAGGAGATCTTCCGGTTCATCGCGCTCAGCGCGCCCTCGTTCGGCATGGTGGGAACCCTCATCGGCATGGTGCAGCTCTTCGCCAGCCTCAAGGATCCGTCCAGCGTGGGCGGCGCCATGGCCCTGTGCCTGCTGTCCACGCTCTATGGCGCGGTCATCGCCTACCTGCTGGCCATCCCCATTGCCGGGAAACTGGAGCTGCGCAGCAAGGAGGAACTGCAGCTCAAGCACATCATGATGGAGGGCATCCTGGGCATTCAGGCGGAAATGCACCCGATGGCCCTGGAGGCCCAGCTGAACGCCTTCCTCGCGCCCAAGGAGCGGGGCCAGGACCGCCGCCGTGGTTAA
- a CDS encoding methyltransferase, protein MSRRSAPMDGPSFKGWTRPGPVPPGGVDLEEGETLDGLCGHWRIFQLAKGNRFSVDDLVTAWYGTTWCPRAGRIADLGSGIGSVALLSAWRCPGAVVHTVEAQEQSLRLAQKSIRYNGQDHRMFPRLGDLRDEALFAGEAPFDLVTGTPPYWPEGDRLPAAHAQSVPARLEVRGSIADYARAAARLLAPGGLFACVFPNDQRERALAALREAGLLCLHRREIIFKDGEPYGLDVFAAGRRQDYPEDFETRAECPEAETPILIRRADGSVDPGIARVRLALGFPPGL, encoded by the coding sequence ATGTCGCGCCGCTCTGCCCCCATGGATGGCCCCAGCTTCAAGGGGTGGACCCGCCCTGGCCCGGTGCCGCCCGGTGGGGTGGACCTGGAGGAGGGCGAAACCCTGGACGGTCTCTGCGGCCACTGGCGCATCTTCCAGCTGGCGAAGGGCAACCGCTTCAGTGTGGATGATCTGGTGACGGCTTGGTACGGCACCACCTGGTGCCCCCGGGCAGGCCGCATCGCCGACCTGGGCTCGGGCATCGGCAGCGTGGCCCTGCTGTCCGCCTGGCGCTGCCCGGGAGCCGTGGTGCATACCGTGGAGGCCCAGGAGCAGAGCCTGCGCCTGGCTCAGAAGAGCATCCGCTACAACGGCCAGGACCACCGGATGTTCCCCCGTCTCGGCGATCTCAGGGACGAGGCCCTCTTCGCCGGGGAGGCCCCGTTCGACCTGGTGACGGGCACACCACCCTACTGGCCCGAGGGCGACCGTCTGCCCGCGGCCCATGCGCAGTCGGTGCCGGCGCGGCTGGAGGTGCGCGGCAGCATCGCGGATTACGCCCGGGCGGCGGCCCGCCTGCTGGCACCCGGCGGCCTCTTCGCCTGTGTGTTTCCCAACGACCAGCGGGAGCGGGCCCTGGCGGCCCTGCGGGAGGCGGGCCTGCTCTGCCTCCACCGCCGGGAGATCATCTTCAAGGATGGCGAGCCCTACGGTTTGGATGTCTTCGCCGCCGGTCGTCGGCAGGACTATCCGGAAGATTTTGAAACGCGCGCCGAATGCCCCGAGGCCGAAACGCCCATCCTCATTCGCCGCGCGGATGGGAGTGTGGACCCGGGCATCGCCCGTGTGCGCCTTGCCCTGGGCTTCCCGCCTGGCCTTTAA
- a CDS encoding bifunctional (p)ppGpp synthetase/guanosine-3',5'-bis(diphosphate) 3'-pyrophosphohydrolase — translation MAVSGKAPEPILREGEGSACDGDGCLTLEGAFERVKAAFLQHHPNGDIALLHRAFTVGRDMHATQIRKSGEPYFFHPLSVAQSLADWRLDAVSVACAMLHDVVEDTLMTLPQVKAQFGEEIAEIVDGLTKMSKLAFTDKHLLNAENVRKLLVAMGKDVRVLLVKLADRLHNMKTLGVMEEEKRRRISRETLELYAPLANRLGMGVVRLELEDLAFRQLEPNQYESLRNAVEAKRAKLSGTIQEIHGSMQAILRQQGIAAHVYGRIKHLYGIWKKMGTQAKGFEDIHDWLAYRIICPDRASCYTALGLVHGLFKPVPGKFKDYISLPKENGYQSIHTTVLMGSGDLFEVQIRTEEMHVHAEAGIASHWTYKDGRIANRSEINQVSFLRRMVELHQDAQDSRDLVANLRGELTFNRIQVFTPKGDLRSLVENSTPVDFAYAIHTQVGHRCVGAKVNGRIVPLKHTLQNGDRVEILTRPDHKPSRDWLGFVKSAGAKSRIQAFIREEERAHAIVQGKERLEREARSMGVRLDEPEAQAKLEARIAELKLANWEAAYAALGFGRLTVHKLIEPLVPEPERAKPKANTSNLLDSVVVGDTTGILYALAACCKPIWGDEVVGYITRTRGTAIHRADCPQLNTATLHPERRVNVAWGKHGTELYDTEIALTTEDRPGMVAAISEGIQRVGINVQRFHGSATEEGAGLFHIALRVRDRAHLVELMASLRRIRGVYTVERVKGSVFGKVK, via the coding sequence ATGGCCGTGTCTGGGAAAGCCCCGGAACCGATCCTCCGCGAGGGGGAAGGGTCTGCCTGCGATGGCGACGGTTGCCTGACCCTCGAGGGCGCCTTCGAGCGGGTGAAAGCGGCCTTCCTCCAGCACCACCCGAATGGGGATATCGCGCTGCTGCACCGGGCCTTCACCGTGGGCCGGGACATGCACGCCACCCAGATCCGCAAGAGCGGTGAGCCCTACTTCTTCCATCCCCTTTCGGTGGCCCAGAGCCTGGCCGACTGGCGCCTGGATGCCGTGAGCGTGGCCTGCGCCATGCTGCACGACGTGGTGGAAGACACCCTGATGACCCTGCCCCAGGTGAAGGCCCAGTTCGGCGAGGAGATCGCCGAGATCGTGGATGGCCTCACCAAGATGAGCAAGCTGGCCTTCACGGACAAGCACCTGCTGAATGCCGAGAACGTCCGCAAGCTGCTGGTGGCCATGGGCAAGGATGTGCGGGTGCTGCTGGTGAAACTGGCGGACCGGCTGCACAACATGAAGACCCTGGGCGTCATGGAAGAGGAGAAGCGCCGCCGCATCTCCCGCGAAACGCTGGAGCTCTACGCGCCCCTGGCCAACCGCCTGGGTATGGGCGTGGTGCGCCTCGAGCTGGAGGACCTGGCCTTCCGTCAGCTCGAGCCCAATCAGTACGAAAGCCTGCGCAATGCCGTGGAGGCGAAGCGGGCGAAGCTCTCAGGCACCATCCAGGAGATCCACGGCTCCATGCAGGCCATCCTGCGCCAGCAGGGCATCGCCGCCCACGTCTACGGCCGCATCAAGCATCTCTATGGTATCTGGAAGAAGATGGGCACTCAGGCCAAGGGCTTCGAGGACATCCACGACTGGCTGGCCTACCGCATCATCTGCCCCGATCGCGCCAGCTGTTACACGGCCCTGGGCTTGGTGCACGGCCTGTTCAAGCCCGTGCCCGGCAAGTTCAAGGACTACATCAGCCTGCCCAAGGAGAACGGCTACCAGAGCATTCACACCACCGTGCTCATGGGCTCGGGCGACCTCTTCGAGGTGCAGATCCGCACCGAAGAGATGCACGTGCACGCCGAGGCCGGCATCGCCAGCCACTGGACCTACAAAGATGGCCGCATCGCCAACCGCTCCGAGATCAACCAGGTCTCCTTCCTCCGCCGCATGGTGGAGCTGCACCAGGACGCCCAGGACAGCCGCGACCTCGTGGCCAACCTCCGCGGTGAGCTGACCTTCAACCGCATCCAGGTGTTCACGCCCAAAGGGGATTTGCGCAGCCTGGTGGAGAACAGCACGCCGGTGGATTTCGCCTACGCCATCCACACCCAGGTGGGCCACCGCTGCGTGGGTGCCAAGGTGAATGGCCGCATCGTGCCCCTCAAGCACACGCTGCAGAACGGCGACCGCGTGGAGATCCTCACGCGGCCCGACCACAAGCCCAGCCGCGACTGGCTGGGCTTCGTCAAGTCCGCGGGCGCCAAGAGCCGCATCCAGGCCTTCATCCGCGAAGAAGAGCGGGCCCACGCCATCGTCCAGGGCAAGGAGCGCCTCGAGCGCGAGGCCCGCAGCATGGGCGTGCGGCTGGATGAACCCGAGGCCCAGGCCAAACTGGAGGCACGGATCGCCGAACTGAAGCTGGCCAACTGGGAAGCAGCCTATGCCGCTCTGGGCTTTGGCCGCCTCACGGTGCACAAGCTCATCGAGCCCCTGGTGCCCGAACCCGAGCGGGCCAAACCGAAAGCCAACACCTCGAATCTGCTGGATTCCGTGGTGGTGGGCGACACCACGGGCATCCTCTACGCGCTGGCGGCCTGCTGCAAACCCATCTGGGGCGACGAAGTGGTGGGCTACATCACCCGCACCCGGGGCACGGCCATCCACCGCGCGGACTGCCCCCAGCTCAACACCGCCACCCTGCACCCGGAACGCCGCGTGAACGTGGCCTGGGGCAAGCACGGCACCGAACTCTACGACACCGAGATCGCCCTCACCACCGAAGATCGCCCGGGCATGGTCGCCGCCATCTCCGAAGGCATCCAGCGCGTGGGCATCAATGTGCAGCGCTTTCACGGCTCGGCCACGGAGGAAGGCGCGGGCCTCTTCCACATCGCCCTGCGGGTGCGGGACCGCGCCCACCTGGTGGAACTCATGGCCAGCCTCCGCCGCATCCGCGGCGTTTACACCGTGGAGCGGGTGAAGGGATCGGTCTTCGGGAAGGTGAAGTAA
- a CDS encoding CoA pyrophosphatase: MSVWRPPEETPVVPWARIAESLRRAQLGPSPHKISARIPDDPRRAAVGVLLWGDAEGAKKIVLVQRGFGAPHHPGELALPGGMVEPRDRDLPATARREVAEEIGVSDGLWELGCFPDGVAKARVRFTPVFFRWEAPEPRFRLDRELEQVLLLPLAPLMDAPWTTEFLERRGLALEVPRLELPQAPLWGATAFVLKAWLDLLKRTGANQTHD, encoded by the coding sequence ATGAGTGTCTGGCGCCCCCCGGAGGAAACCCCGGTGGTGCCCTGGGCGCGCATCGCCGAAAGCCTGCGCCGGGCCCAGCTGGGCCCCAGTCCCCACAAGATCAGCGCCCGCATACCCGACGATCCCCGCCGGGCCGCCGTGGGCGTCCTCCTTTGGGGCGATGCCGAAGGTGCAAAAAAGATCGTGCTGGTGCAGCGGGGTTTCGGCGCCCCCCACCATCCCGGCGAGCTGGCCCTGCCCGGCGGCATGGTGGAGCCCCGGGACCGGGATCTGCCCGCCACGGCCCGCCGGGAGGTGGCCGAGGAAATCGGCGTGTCCGACGGCCTCTGGGAGCTGGGCTGCTTCCCGGATGGCGTGGCCAAGGCCCGCGTCCGGTTCACCCCGGTTTTCTTCCGCTGGGAGGCCCCCGAACCCCGCTTCCGGCTGGACCGGGAACTGGAACAGGTGCTCCTGCTGCCCCTGGCGCCCCTGATGGACGCCCCCTGGACCACGGAATTCCTGGAGCGCCGGGGCCTCGCCCTGGAGGTGCCCCGGCTGGAACTGCCGCAGGCCCCCCTGTGGGGCGCCACGGCCTTTGTCCTCAAGGCCTGGCTGGATCTGTTAAAGCGCACCGGCGCCAATCAAACGCACGACTAG